A stretch of Arcobacter arenosus DNA encodes these proteins:
- a CDS encoding HD domain-containing phosphohydrolase — MNFQNMQIVSVDDNENNLFLIESICQDMNLNIKSFSQPLDALLYSLKNNVDLIITDYMMPELDGLEFIEEFRKQKKNIPIIMITAAGDDEKIHKKAFELGVNDFLSKPINATLFEARVINLLTNHKNRILLEDRAKHLESEVLKATEVLIKREHETLRILGKTAEYKDPETASHVARVAHYSRMLAREYGLSEKDQDIIFYAAPFHDLGKVGIEDKILLKPGKLDFDEFETMKTHAQIGYEILKDSQSEYLKAGAIIAITHHEKFDGSGYPNKISGEAIHIYGRIVAVVDVFDALTSHRPYKKAWSFEDALNLLREEKGKHFDPKIIELFEKNIDEVNEIYNSFKEEL, encoded by the coding sequence ATGAATTTTCAAAATATGCAAATAGTGTCAGTTGATGATAATGAAAATAATCTTTTTTTGATTGAATCTATATGTCAAGATATGAATTTAAATATAAAAAGTTTTTCCCAACCTTTAGACGCACTTCTTTATTCCCTTAAAAATAATGTTGATTTAATTATTACAGATTATATGATGCCAGAGTTAGATGGTTTAGAGTTTATTGAAGAGTTTAGAAAACAAAAGAAAAATATACCAATTATTATGATTACAGCTGCTGGAGATGATGAGAAAATTCATAAAAAAGCTTTTGAATTAGGTGTTAATGATTTCTTAAGTAAACCTATCAATGCAACTTTATTTGAAGCAAGGGTAATAAACTTATTAACAAATCATAAAAATAGAATTTTATTAGAAGATAGAGCAAAACATCTAGAATCTGAAGTTTTAAAAGCTACTGAGGTATTGATAAAAAGGGAACATGAAACATTAAGGATTTTAGGGAAAACAGCAGAATATAAAGACCCTGAAACTGCATCCCATGTAGCTAGAGTGGCACACTATTCAAGAATGCTTGCTAGAGAATATGGCTTAAGTGAAAAGGATCAAGATATTATTTTTTATGCCGCTCCATTTCATGATTTAGGAAAAGTTGGAATAGAAGATAAAATTTTATTAAAACCTGGAAAGTTAGATTTTGATGAATTTGAAACTATGAAAACCCATGCCCAGATAGGTTATGAGATATTAAAAGATTCTCAAAGTGAGTATTTAAAAGCAGGAGCTATTATAGCAATAACACACCATGAGAAGTTTGATGGAAGTGGATACCCAAATAAAATTAGTGGTGAAGCTATACATATTTATGGAAGAATTGTTGCAGTAGTTGATGTTTTTGATGCTTTAACTTCCCATCGACCCTATAAAAAAGCTTGGAGTTTTGAGGATGCATTAAATCTTTTAAGAGAGGAAAAGGGTAAACACTTTGATCCCAAAATAATTGAATTATTTGAAAAAAATATTGATGAAGTGAATGAAATATACAATTCCTTTAAAGAAGAATTATAA
- a CDS encoding rhomboid family intramembrane serine protease, translating into MLNIQEDKWTLTNIIIGITIALYLVQTNVFTYGPLLMGLNIYFTEAGFLWQPLTSMFAHGGLGHLAMNMFVLYQFGNLIEKYRGKKELAIIYFVGGVLTSLLSYLYIYYLDHQVNLVGASGAICVLLGYIAYFDKYQRKGIITWILIISVAPLLIGLPIAWYAHFIGLGLGFVFGIIRKRTLINR; encoded by the coding sequence ATGTTGAATATTCAAGAAGATAAATGGACTCTAACTAATATAATCATTGGTATCACTATTGCTTTATATTTAGTCCAAACTAATGTTTTTACTTATGGTCCTCTTTTAATGGGATTAAATATCTATTTTACTGAAGCTGGATTTCTTTGGCAACCTTTAACATCTATGTTTGCCCATGGAGGTTTAGGTCACTTAGCTATGAATATGTTTGTTTTATACCAATTTGGTAATTTGATAGAAAAATACAGAGGAAAAAAAGAATTAGCAATAATCTATTTTGTTGGAGGAGTGCTAACCTCTTTATTAAGTTATTTATATATCTATTATCTTGATCATCAAGTAAATCTTGTGGGAGCTTCTGGAGCTATTTGTGTATTATTAGGATATATTGCATATTTTGATAAGTATCAAAGAAAAGGGATAATAACTTGGATATTAATAATCTCAGTTGCACCACTACTTATTGGACTTCCTATTGCTTGGTATGCACACTTTATAGGTTTAGGTTTAGGGTTTGTATTTGGAATTATTAGAAAAAGAACTTTAATTAACAGGTGA
- the lon gene encoding endopeptidase La, with protein MELENYDSFPQQIPLIIEDDVFLYPFMIAPLFLSNEENIKAVEDAIEFNKLVIVSVSKPGFEGKREEGSFYDVGVIGNIMRKVSLPDGKIKVLFQGLAKGKIESFNTESPIYVQVDKLQDEEYSKESVDSIVDVLREQVKKLSRINSKFPADLIKTIEENDDATRIADLISSVLRVKKEDAYKLFAETNIEKRLLEVVETIKKEIESFKIQKEITQKVNSKIEKTHKDYFLKEQIKAIQKELGGDNQKETEIKAYKKRLKKIKKHMPIDGYKETKKQIEKLSRMHQDSPDSALLQTYIENVLDIPFGEFSDEKITVKSVEEQLNKDHYSLKIPKERISEYFAVKEMLELRKIESLKSKGTVLCFVGPPGVGKTSLANSISQALKRPLVRVALGGMEDVNELRGHRRTYVGAMPGRIVKGLTDAKKMNPVIVLDEIDKLGANHRGDPTAVMLEVLDPEQNHEFRDLYLNFAIDLSQCIFVATANDARRIPAALRDRMEFIEISSYTPNEKYYIAKDYLIPQELEKHGLKRSEITLSKTTIEAIISKYTREAGVRNLRRVFAKLFRKAVKKLLKNPECKKVSINTKNLKEYLDNPIFEIDPAEKKNQIGVTNGLAWTAVGGDVLKTEAVKLRGKGILNVTGNLGDVMKESSRISYSVVKLLIDAKKLKIKDSIIPKTAKEEEEKIKVDPSEVYKRYDIHLHIPEGATPKDGPSAGITMAVTIASILSEKEVRSDVAMTGELTLTGKVLPIGGLKEKLIAAYKAKMKLALIPRKNYQRDLDEIPDEVKEAMEIKAVDTIEDVFKETLI; from the coding sequence ATGGAATTAGAAAATTATGATTCTTTCCCACAACAAATACCACTAATTATTGAGGATGATGTATTTTTATACCCTTTTATGATCGCACCTTTATTTTTAAGTAATGAAGAAAATATTAAAGCAGTAGAAGATGCAATTGAATTTAATAAACTTGTAATAGTTAGTGTTAGTAAACCAGGATTTGAGGGAAAAAGAGAAGAGGGTAGCTTCTATGATGTAGGAGTTATTGGAAATATTATGAGAAAAGTTAGTTTACCAGATGGTAAAATTAAAGTACTTTTCCAAGGTTTAGCAAAAGGAAAAATTGAAAGTTTTAATACTGAAAGTCCTATTTATGTTCAAGTTGATAAATTACAAGATGAAGAGTATTCAAAGGAAAGTGTAGACTCAATAGTTGATGTATTAAGAGAACAAGTTAAAAAACTATCAAGAATCAACTCAAAATTTCCAGCTGATTTAATTAAAACAATTGAAGAAAATGATGATGCAACTAGAATTGCAGATTTAATTTCATCTGTTTTAAGAGTTAAAAAAGAGGATGCTTATAAACTATTTGCAGAAACTAATATAGAAAAAAGACTTCTTGAAGTAGTTGAAACAATTAAAAAAGAGATTGAAAGCTTTAAAATTCAAAAAGAGATTACTCAAAAAGTAAATTCAAAAATTGAAAAAACTCATAAAGATTATTTTCTAAAAGAACAAATCAAGGCTATTCAAAAAGAGCTTGGTGGGGACAATCAAAAAGAAACTGAGATTAAAGCTTATAAGAAAAGACTTAAAAAAATTAAAAAACATATGCCAATTGATGGTTATAAAGAAACAAAAAAACAAATTGAAAAATTAAGTAGAATGCATCAGGATTCACCTGATAGTGCTTTACTTCAAACATATATTGAAAATGTTTTAGATATACCATTTGGTGAGTTTTCAGATGAAAAAATCACTGTAAAAAGTGTAGAAGAACAATTAAATAAAGACCATTATTCATTAAAAATACCAAAAGAGAGAATCTCTGAATACTTTGCTGTAAAAGAGATGTTAGAGTTAAGAAAGATTGAAAGCTTAAAATCAAAAGGGACTGTTTTATGTTTTGTGGGACCTCCAGGTGTAGGTAAAACTTCATTGGCAAACTCAATTTCTCAAGCTTTAAAAAGACCCCTTGTAAGAGTTGCTCTTGGTGGGATGGAAGATGTAAATGAGTTAAGAGGTCATAGAAGAACTTATGTAGGGGCAATGCCAGGAAGAATAGTAAAGGGTTTAACTGATGCTAAAAAAATGAATCCTGTAATTGTTTTAGATGAAATTGATAAGTTAGGCGCTAATCATAGAGGTGACCCAACTGCAGTTATGCTTGAGGTTTTAGACCCAGAACAAAACCATGAATTTAGGGATTTATATTTAAATTTTGCAATTGATTTATCTCAATGTATCTTTGTTGCAACGGCAAATGATGCTAGAAGAATTCCAGCTGCTTTAAGGGATAGAATGGAGTTTATTGAGATTAGTTCATATACTCCAAATGAGAAATACTATATTGCTAAAGATTATCTAATCCCTCAAGAGTTAGAAAAACATGGTTTAAAAAGAAGTGAAATAACACTTTCAAAAACAACTATAGAAGCTATTATCTCTAAATATACAAGAGAAGCTGGAGTTAGAAATTTAAGACGTGTATTTGCTAAGTTATTTAGAAAAGCAGTAAAAAAACTTCTTAAAAATCCAGAATGTAAAAAAGTTTCAATAAATACAAAAAATCTAAAAGAGTATTTAGATAATCCTATTTTTGAAATAGACCCAGCAGAAAAGAAAAACCAAATTGGTGTAACTAATGGTTTAGCTTGGACAGCAGTTGGTGGAGATGTTCTTAAAACTGAAGCTGTTAAATTAAGAGGTAAGGGTATTTTAAATGTAACAGGAAATCTTGGGGATGTTATGAAAGAATCTTCAAGAATCTCTTATTCTGTTGTTAAACTTTTAATTGATGCAAAGAAACTAAAAATCAAAGATTCAATTATCCCTAAAACAGCAAAAGAGGAAGAAGAAAAAATTAAAGTAGACCCTAGTGAGGTTTATAAAAGATATGATATCCACTTACATATTCCAGAGGGTGCAACTCCAAAGGATGGACCAAGTGCTGGTATAACTATGGCTGTTACAATAGCTTCAATTTTAAGTGAAAAAGAGGTTAGGTCAGATGTTGCTATGACAGGAGAGTTAACTTTAACTGGAAAAGTATTACCTATTGGTGGATTAAAAGAGAAGCTAATTGCAGCTTATAAAGCAAAAATGAAACTAGCTTTAATACCTAGAAAAAATTATCAAAGAGATTTAGATGAAATCCCTGATGAGGTTAAAGAGGCTATGGAGATAAAAGCAGTAGATACAATTGAAGATGTATTTAAAGAGACTTTAATTTAA
- a CDS encoding outer membrane protein assembly factor BamD has protein sequence MRYLFKFRNLLLVAGIAFTFTACSQKSEKIQEYGKPALYWYNKMITEISTGYLEDADDTYTSLESEHRNSPLLPTALLILANGHMDEEEYQLANFYLDEYIKRYALSKNIDYVRYLKIKANFMGFAYDLRDQQLIDDTIADIDNFKKTFPRSPYMPLVNTMSGRLFMAKASLDKEISDLYNRLGKEKAAIYYLKKAKDSWVEPKEIEEVDVPFYRYPFERNMFLDRVYFK, from the coding sequence ATGAGATATCTTTTTAAATTTAGAAATTTACTTCTTGTTGCAGGAATAGCGTTTACATTCACTGCTTGTTCACAGAAATCAGAAAAAATTCAAGAATATGGAAAGCCGGCATTATACTGGTATAACAAAATGATTACAGAGATTAGTACTGGGTATTTAGAGGATGCAGATGATACATATACTTCTTTAGAAAGTGAGCATAGAAATTCACCTTTATTGCCAACAGCATTACTTATACTTGCAAATGGACATATGGATGAAGAGGAATATCAATTAGCGAATTTTTATCTTGATGAATATATTAAAAGATATGCTTTAAGTAAAAATATTGATTATGTAAGATATTTAAAAATTAAAGCAAACTTTATGGGATTTGCTTATGATTTAAGGGATCAACAACTAATTGATGACACAATTGCAGATATTGATAATTTTAAAAAGACTTTTCCAAGGTCACCATATATGCCATTGGTAAATACTATGAGTGGAAGATTATTTATGGCAAAAGCATCTTTAGATAAAGAAATTTCTGATTTATATAATAGATTAGGTAAAGAAAAAGCAGCAATTTATTATCTAAAAAAAGCTAAAGATTCTTGGGTTGAACCAAAAGAGATTGAAGAAGTAGATGTTCCATTTTATAGATATCCATTTGAAAGAAATATGTTTTTAGATAGAGTTTATTTTAAATAG
- a CDS encoding pyrroline-5-carboxylate reductase: MKLTLIGNGFMAQALAKGLINNFEVEIIGRDFNKLKQLKEKIPNIEIKEISDNEDMTNKNIILCVKPYALQSVAARLEGEANILFSILAGTQLDTLKKQIKSKYYVRTMPNVAASVSSSTTTITGDLEAKNLAIELFSYIGKAVWVNTEKQLDIATAVAGSGPAFLSLIAESLSDGAVKAGLEREISNELVQGLFEGFAKLLDKSHPALIKDSVMSPGGTTAAGYAKLEEGAVRDSMIKTIEAAYEKACEIGKK, encoded by the coding sequence ATGAAATTAACTCTAATTGGAAATGGTTTTATGGCACAAGCTCTTGCAAAGGGTTTAATAAATAATTTTGAAGTTGAAATTATTGGAAGGGATTTTAACAAATTAAAACAGTTAAAAGAAAAAATTCCTAATATTGAAATAAAAGAGATATCTGACAATGAAGATATGACAAATAAGAACATAATTTTATGTGTGAAACCATATGCACTTCAAAGTGTAGCGGCACGTCTTGAGGGTGAGGCAAATATTTTATTCTCAATATTAGCTGGTACTCAACTTGATACACTAAAAAAACAAATCAAATCTAAATATTATGTTAGAACTATGCCAAATGTTGCTGCTTCAGTTTCTAGTTCAACAACAACTATAACAGGTGACTTAGAAGCTAAGAATCTTGCAATTGAATTGTTTTCATATATAGGAAAAGCTGTTTGGGTAAATACAGAAAAACAACTTGACATTGCAACTGCTGTTGCAGGAAGTGGTCCAGCATTTTTAAGTTTAATTGCTGAAAGTTTAAGTGATGGTGCAGTTAAAGCTGGTCTTGAAAGAGAGATAAGTAATGAACTTGTTCAAGGTTTATTTGAAGGTTTTGCAAAACTTTTAGATAAATCACACCCTGCATTGATTAAAGATTCTGTTATGAGTCCAGGTGGTACAACAGCAGCTGGTTATGCTAAATTAGAAGAGGGAGCTGTAAGAGATTCTATGATTAAAACAATTGAAGCAGCATATGAAAAAGCTTGCGAAATTGGAAAAAAATAG
- a CDS encoding type IV pilus modification PilV family protein, whose product MEKNSFTLFETLVSVFLLSIVIVGFSKVSNYDNFDEEYMKLNELENSFNTNTYSSNFTNSTENIKILINDSQIENLNVKKIENKNEKINLFKYELN is encoded by the coding sequence TTGGAAAAAAATAGCTTTACTTTATTTGAAACCTTAGTAAGCGTATTTCTTTTATCTATTGTTATAGTTGGATTTTCAAAAGTTTCCAACTATGACAATTTTGATGAAGAGTATATGAAATTAAATGAATTGGAAAATTCATTTAATACAAACACCTATTCATCAAATTTTACAAACTCAACTGAAAATATAAAAATCTTAATAAATGATTCCCAAATAGAAAACTTAAATGTTAAAAAAATTGAAAATAAAAATGAAAAGATAAATCTTTTTAAATATGAGTTAAATTAG
- a CDS encoding type II secretion system protein — MKKAFSLLELIIVVFISTIVIISSLLFAKNIQETQIKNQELAILKIDLNATKIFLEKHKENISSKLKFENNILYFENSILLKEVKSFSLNKTTNTTTIKINLKDKISLVWDLQND, encoded by the coding sequence ATGAAAAAAGCTTTTTCTTTACTGGAATTAATAATTGTAGTTTTCATAAGTACCATTGTAATTATCTCATCACTATTATTTGCTAAAAACATTCAAGAAACACAAATAAAAAATCAAGAATTAGCAATATTAAAAATTGATTTAAATGCAACAAAGATTTTTTTAGAAAAACACAAAGAAAATATATCAAGTAAATTAAAATTTGAAAACAATATTTTATATTTTGAAAATAGTATATTATTAAAAGAGGTAAAATCATTTTCTTTAAATAAAACAACAAATACAACAACTATTAAAATAAATCTAAAGGATAAGATATCTTTAGTTTGGGACTTGCAAAATGATTAA
- a CDS encoding Na+/H+ antiporter family protein yields MNSVVIAVSLMVLLSLVRVNIVIALIVGAIVGGLSAGLDLSETIKAFNSGLGNGATIALSYAMLGTFAVAISKSGITDLLSNMIIKKVSANPSSFGFIYIKYLMLTLILFAAISSQNLVPVHIAFIPILIPPLLHSMAKLQLDRRVIACIITFGLVATYMLLPVGFGGIFLNEILLKNLIDNGVNAVSTQLPIAMSIPVFGMLLGLLLAIFFTYKKKRIYDISKILEIESEKKEINLFHIFVALISVITALALQVYTNSIILGSLAGFIIFIVAGVIKANQTQDFFTKGLRMMGMIGFIMIAANGFANVINSTGAVETLVSSVVDIIGDNKSLAVLLMLLVGLFITMGIGSSFSTIPIIATIYAPLCLQLDFSVMATITIIGTAAALGDAGSPASDSTLGPTSGLNVDGQHDHIWDSVVPTFLHYNIPLVIFGWIAAVYVF; encoded by the coding sequence ATGAACTCTGTAGTAATTGCAGTTAGTTTAATGGTTTTACTCTCATTAGTTAGAGTAAATATAGTTATCGCTTTAATTGTGGGAGCGATAGTTGGAGGATTAAGTGCAGGTCTTGATTTAAGTGAAACTATAAAAGCTTTTAATAGTGGATTGGGTAATGGTGCAACAATTGCATTAAGTTATGCAATGTTAGGAACATTTGCTGTTGCTATTTCAAAATCTGGTATAACTGATTTATTATCAAATATGATAATAAAAAAAGTATCAGCAAATCCATCATCTTTTGGATTTATTTATATAAAATATTTAATGTTAACATTGATTTTATTTGCTGCAATTTCTTCTCAAAATCTTGTGCCTGTTCATATTGCTTTTATTCCAATTTTAATTCCACCTTTACTTCACTCAATGGCAAAACTTCAATTAGATAGAAGAGTTATTGCTTGTATAATTACCTTTGGTTTAGTTGCTACATATATGTTACTTCCAGTTGGATTTGGAGGGATTTTCTTAAATGAAATTTTATTAAAAAACCTAATTGATAATGGAGTAAATGCAGTTTCTACTCAACTTCCTATAGCTATGTCTATACCTGTATTTGGTATGCTTTTAGGTTTATTGCTTGCTATTTTCTTCACATATAAAAAGAAAAGAATTTATGACATTAGCAAAATATTAGAAATTGAGTCAGAAAAAAAAGAGATTAATCTTTTTCATATATTTGTTGCTTTAATCTCAGTAATTACTGCTTTGGCTTTACAAGTTTACACAAACTCAATTATTTTAGGTTCATTAGCTGGTTTTATTATTTTCATTGTTGCAGGTGTTATTAAAGCAAACCAAACCCAAGATTTTTTTACAAAGGGATTAAGAATGATGGGTATGATTGGATTTATAATGATTGCAGCAAATGGTTTTGCAAATGTAATAAACTCAACAGGAGCTGTTGAAACTTTAGTCTCATCAGTTGTTGATATTATTGGGGATAATAAATCATTGGCAGTTTTATTGATGCTTCTTGTTGGATTATTTATTACAATGGGGATTGGTTCATCTTTTTCTACCATTCCAATTATTGCAACTATTTACGCACCATTATGTTTACAATTAGACTTTTCAGTTATGGCTACAATTACTATTATAGGAACTGCTGCTGCATTAGGGGATGCGGGAAGTCCAGCTTCAGATAGTACATTAGGACCAACTTCAGGACTTAATGTTGATGGACAACATGATCATATTTGGGATTCAGTTGTGCCAACATTTTTACACTATAATATTCCCCTTGTCATATTTGGATGGATTGCTGCAGTTTATGTATTTTAA
- a CDS encoding non-canonical purine NTP pyrophosphatase — translation MKIVLASGNKGKIEEFKKLMPNDEVVAFKELIGDFEVIEDKDSFQGNAIKKAVEIYEKILLEYPDDNIVVISDDSGITVPAINNEPGIYSARYAGEGSSDKENNAKLISKLKERNLSKTPAYYTACIAIVYKNETYSVHGWMHGNVIDEEKGEGGFGYDPMFIANGFDKTLGELGYEGKKEFSHRTKALKLAKKVLEVIL, via the coding sequence ATGAAAATAGTTTTAGCAAGTGGCAATAAAGGAAAAATTGAAGAGTTTAAAAAACTAATGCCAAATGATGAAGTTGTAGCTTTTAAAGAGTTAATTGGTGATTTTGAAGTTATTGAAGATAAAGATAGTTTTCAAGGAAATGCTATAAAAAAAGCTGTTGAGATTTATGAAAAGATTCTTTTAGAATATCCAGATGATAATATTGTAGTAATTTCAGATGATAGTGGTATTACAGTTCCAGCTATTAATAATGAACCAGGAATTTATTCAGCTAGGTATGCAGGTGAGGGTTCAAGTGATAAAGAAAATAATGCAAAATTAATCTCAAAATTAAAAGAAAGAAATTTATCAAAGACACCAGCTTATTATACAGCTTGTATAGCAATTGTTTATAAAAATGAAACTTATAGTGTACATGGATGGATGCATGGAAATGTTATCGATGAGGAAAAAGGTGAGGGTGGTTTTGGATATGACCCTATGTTTATAGCTAATGGTTTTGATAAAACATTGGGAGAATTAGGTTATGAAGGAAAAAAAGAGTTTTCCCATAGAACAAAGGCATTAAAGTTAGCAAAAAAAGTTTTAGAGGTGATTTTATAA
- a CDS encoding MFS transporter has protein sequence MIKSILPLSSIIALRFFGLFLVLPVLSVYAINLHGATTTLVGIVVGGYALTQMLFQIPFGVMSDKLGRKGTIITGLILFAIGSIFCAIATDILTLMLGRFLQGAGAIGAVVTAMISDLVKEEQRPKAMAVMGMAIGVSFAASMILGPTISSFAGVESLFYITAVIALGSIVVLLKAVPNPPKIEHSYNGKSKLPEVLGNANLMKMNITNFLQKGLMTFAFMIIPMVLIKNFQWEMSELWKVYLPSMIFGFLAMAPAAILAEKKGKFKEILMIGIVFFAVSYLIIGLSSSATFFVVGVVIFFIGFNMHEPIMQSLASKFAKVHQRGLVLGIFNSFGYFGTFLGGLLGGLFFEKVTLASLVIVIAIICVLWIVLILTMPNPEKKKLSYIPLNNTNQENTSKLDTIEGIDEWYINKTENVVIVKYDSEKLQEDSILNTLK, from the coding sequence ATGATTAAATCTATTTTACCTCTTAGTTCAATTATTGCACTAAGATTTTTCGGTCTATTTTTAGTTTTACCTGTTCTTTCAGTTTATGCGATAAATCTTCATGGTGCAACAACAACACTTGTAGGAATTGTTGTTGGTGGTTACGCCTTAACTCAAATGCTTTTTCAAATTCCATTTGGAGTAATGAGTGATAAATTAGGGAGAAAAGGTACTATTATAACAGGCCTTATACTTTTTGCTATTGGTTCTATTTTTTGTGCCATTGCAACTGATATTCTGACTCTTATGTTAGGACGATTTTTACAAGGTGCTGGAGCTATTGGAGCAGTAGTTACAGCTATGATTAGTGATTTAGTAAAAGAGGAGCAAAGACCAAAAGCTATGGCTGTTATGGGTATGGCTATTGGAGTAAGTTTTGCTGCCTCTATGATTTTAGGACCAACAATAAGTTCATTTGCTGGTGTTGAAAGTCTATTTTATATTACAGCGGTAATTGCACTTGGTTCAATTGTTGTATTATTAAAAGCTGTACCAAATCCACCAAAAATTGAACACTCTTATAATGGGAAATCAAAACTCCCAGAGGTTTTAGGAAATGCAAATCTAATGAAAATGAATATAACAAACTTTCTACAAAAAGGTTTGATGACATTTGCATTTATGATTATTCCAATGGTTTTAATCAAAAACTTCCAATGGGAGATGTCTGAACTTTGGAAAGTTTACCTACCATCTATGATATTTGGATTTTTAGCTATGGCACCAGCTGCTATTTTAGCTGAGAAAAAAGGTAAATTTAAAGAGATTCTTATGATTGGTATTGTTTTCTTTGCTGTTTCATATTTAATTATTGGATTAAGTTCATCTGCTACATTTTTTGTTGTTGGTGTTGTTATTTTCTTTATTGGATTTAATATGCATGAACCAATTATGCAATCACTTGCTTCTAAATTTGCAAAAGTTCACCAAAGGGGATTAGTACTAGGTATATTTAACTCATTTGGATATTTTGGTACTTTCTTAGGGGGGCTTTTAGGTGGTTTATTTTTTGAAAAAGTTACATTAGCATCACTTGTAATTGTAATTGCAATAATTTGTGTTTTGTGGATTGTTTTAATCTTAACTATGCCAAATCCAGAGAAGAAAAAACTTTCTTATATACCATTAAATAATACAAATCAAGAAAATACTTCTAAATTAGATACAATTGAGGGAATTGATGAGTGGTACATAAATAAAACTGAAAATGTTGTTATTGTAAAATACGATAGTGAAAAACTTCAGGAAGATTCAATTTTAAATACCTTAAAATAA
- a CDS encoding transglutaminase-like cysteine peptidase — translation MKKIFFLSFFLFSSILTTTSAQKTYNITEDQLSKITAKYGEKALKRVEIWDSVIQNAKSKDILHKLKDVNDFWNKLRYKRDIVHWKKNDYWATPFEFLGTGAGDCEDYAIAKYYSLKKLGVPDSKLRITYVKLKRSRTKYEEAHMVLTYYHKPEATPIVLDNVNKKLKLATKRPDLRPIYSFNATGLWQAKNRGTTSVRVGSNNLRNWKSMLSRI, via the coding sequence ATGAAAAAAATATTTTTCTTATCTTTTTTTCTTTTCTCTTCTATCTTAACAACTACTTCCGCACAAAAAACCTATAATATTACAGAAGATCAATTATCTAAAATTACAGCTAAATATGGAGAAAAAGCTCTAAAAAGAGTTGAAATTTGGGATAGTGTAATCCAAAATGCTAAATCAAAAGATATCTTGCATAAATTAAAAGATGTAAATGATTTTTGGAATAAATTAAGATATAAAAGAGATATTGTCCATTGGAAAAAAAATGATTACTGGGCAACACCTTTTGAATTTTTAGGTACAGGCGCTGGAGATTGTGAAGATTATGCTATTGCAAAATATTATAGTTTGAAAAAATTAGGAGTTCCTGATAGCAAACTTAGGATAACTTATGTAAAATTAAAACGTTCAAGAACAAAATATGAAGAAGCCCATATGGTATTAACATATTATCATAAACCAGAGGCTACTCCTATTGTCCTTGATAATGTAAATAAAAAACTAAAACTAGCTACAAAAAGACCAGATTTAAGGCCTATTTACAGTTTTAATGCAACAGGACTATGGCAAGCAAAAAACAGAGGTACAACTTCTGTTAGGGTTGGTTCAAATAATTTGAGAAATTGGAAATCTATGTTAAGTAGAATATAA